In a single window of the Rhopalosiphum padi isolate XX-2018 chromosome 1, ASM2088224v1, whole genome shotgun sequence genome:
- the LOC132920173 gene encoding fatty acyl-CoA reductase wat-like produces the protein MTSGDESISEIQQFFKGTNVFITGATGFIGHVLVEKILRSCFVNKVYLLVRSKKNKDPQTRLREMFSSPLFTRLWEEQPDFIEKVLLITGDCVEPNLGLSAADEEFMVANMDIVIHCAATINLNGPLKHTSFINVRSTKDLLLIARRMHRLKSFVYVSTAFSNPNQPIIEEIIYDCHIQGDALINMVENMSDSVLNSITPELLGTWPNTYTLSKCVAENIVKQYGQNMPICITRPCIVTFTDKEPITGWANTMKSVPGLCIGLGLGAIHVVYLDPKIRVVLIPADNVSNMIITAAHHASKTRSKPIIPVFNFVPNNSAPLLTYGQGLKYIMDNMSKNQLYSDKQLWKPNVVVARSKVSFSILFFIYHYLPAYFIDCCLWITGNKMRATKIYKKVKVMMNEMIYFSTTDFNFDDRHLKALISSQSDQDKQLFNLDITNMRWDKYFLNSSYGIKKYILKDSEDPTVGQKRYQKIMVAYYMLSAIIYGCLLYLSYLLLKMVFPIN, from the exons ATGACAAGTGGCGACGAATCTATTAGTgaaatacaacaattttttaaaggAACTAACGTTTTCATAACTGGCGCCACCGGATTCATTGGACACgttttagttgaaaaaattcttag atcatGTTTTGTAAACAAGGTGTACCTTTTAGTCAGGTCGAAGAAAAACAAAGACCCGCAGACTAGATTACGTGAAATGTTTAGTTCCCCG CTGTTTACGCGACTATGGGAAGAGCAACCGGACTTCATCGAAAAGGTATTGCTTATCACTGGCGATTGCGTGGAACCGAATCTAGGTTTATCGGCTGCTGACGAAGAATTCATGGTCGCCAACATGGATATTGTTATTCACTGCGCCGCCACGATCAATCTGAATGGACCACTTAAGCACACAAGTTTCATCAATGTCAGGTCTACCAAAGATTTACTATTGATTGCTCGGCGTATGCACAGACTTAAA TCATTTGTGTATGTGTCCACTGCGTTTTCGAACCCAAATCAACCGATTATCGAAGAAATAATTTACGATTGTCACATACAAGGGGACGCTTTGATCAACATGGTCGAAAACATGTCGGATTCAGTTTTGAACTCGATAACGCCCGA acTTTTAGGGACGTGGCCAAACACGTATACGTTATCGAAATGCGTCGCAGAGAATATCGTAAAACAATATGGTCAAAATATGCCGATATGTATCACTAGACCGTGCATTG TCACGTTTACAGACAAAGAGCCGATAACTGGATGGGCAAATACAATGAAAAGTGTACCTGGTTTATGTATAGGGTTGGGATTAGGAGCTATACACGTGGTATATCTAGATCCGAAAATTCGAGTAGTATTAATACCAGCTGATAATGTGTCAAATATGATTATTACTGCAGCTCATCATGCGTCTAAGACACG ttCAAAACCTATAATCCCAGTATTCAATTTCGTTCCAAATAATAGTGCACCACTATTGACATACGGCCAGggtttaaagtatattatggataatatgtcgaaaaatcaattatattccgATAAACag TTGTGGAAACCAAATGTGGTTGTAGCAAGATCAAAAGtatcattttctatacttttttttatataccattaTTTACCAGCATATTTCATTGATTGTTGTTTATGGATTACGGGGAATAAAAtgag agcaacaaaaatatacaaaaaagtaaaagttaTGATGaatgaaatgatttatttttctaccACTGACTTTAATTTTGATGACAGACATTTAAAAGCTCTCATATCATCACAGAGTGATCaagataaacaattatttaacttgGATATAACAAACATGAGAtgggataaatattttttaaattcctcatatggaataaaaaaatatatcttaaaagaCTCTGAAGATCCAACAGTTGGCCAGAAACGATaccaaaa AATTATGGTGGCTTATTACATGTTATCTGCAATTATTTATGGTTGTCTTttgtatttatcttatttattattgaaaatggtATTTCCTATAAATTAA